A window from Leptothermofonsia sichuanensis E412 encodes these proteins:
- the cmx8 gene encoding type I-MYXAN CRISPR-associated protein Cmx8: MAKTKQLQAVDTLTLNYQLAELPSSQHRAGLAGAVLIIRWLERQPEFQEKVSHGAKCHLTRLDEKGATLEINQAGLEALFDEIYAASTEEQARPQLLKNSRTKAIIEPLREEEREETDAKGKVKTKKVYIYPVVVPGGSFLADSQYDKSSDGKNGHWIKLWRDMVWNILRGVPATRKPFEARAEGNYTEDAVKVWKDLIQPETFTVDLPSTYFLGAQAFNAETVPFKDRARSQFLLHFWLFAAQIYIPAVINNEGNRDFVGYALAIPDVSNLEGFCDELPFVLSDRSSEISGYRPRDAIVDLAIESALDLLRRLRDRLIAATGEQATAYTVLGVDVIHTEKQGNNVRVLGVTRLDPDPPMVNEYSRIRNGYWSPLFRKQRLLNLVNHQPWYQGYDKLLCSLPYEQSIENDYFRRDVREAFQHEVEQMNESTMNPTMDELEELDDEQLPDSTPIDQLVLRLVKNYVTRKLKSKHDLEWKSEWRLPASATKEQREARDKRPDYREYTEKKAKIAKSAFLDVRSRTERMDFINYFVSTLCSVPQRMKPENYSKLTTALYNDTDRIRTLTLLALSANS, translated from the coding sequence TTGGCGAAAACAAAACAGTTACAAGCTGTTGACACTTTAACTCTAAATTACCAGCTTGCAGAGTTGCCATCGTCCCAGCATCGTGCAGGGTTGGCAGGAGCAGTCTTAATTATCCGATGGTTAGAACGCCAGCCAGAGTTTCAGGAAAAAGTGTCTCACGGTGCCAAATGTCATCTCACTCGACTGGATGAAAAAGGCGCAACCCTGGAAATCAATCAGGCTGGGCTAGAAGCGTTATTTGATGAAATTTATGCTGCCAGTACGGAAGAGCAAGCCCGTCCTCAATTGCTCAAAAATTCTAGAACTAAAGCCATAATCGAACCATTGCGGGAGGAGGAGCGGGAAGAAACCGATGCCAAAGGAAAGGTCAAGACAAAGAAAGTTTACATCTATCCTGTTGTCGTTCCGGGTGGGTCGTTTTTAGCAGACTCCCAATATGACAAAAGTTCTGATGGTAAAAATGGACACTGGATTAAGCTGTGGCGAGATATGGTGTGGAACATCCTGCGCGGGGTTCCTGCCACTCGTAAACCTTTTGAAGCAAGGGCAGAAGGCAACTACACAGAAGATGCTGTCAAAGTTTGGAAAGACTTAATTCAGCCAGAAACATTTACGGTTGATTTGCCCAGTACCTACTTCCTGGGTGCTCAAGCATTTAATGCCGAAACGGTTCCTTTCAAAGATCGAGCACGCTCTCAGTTCTTGCTACATTTTTGGCTTTTTGCTGCCCAAATCTATATTCCAGCCGTTATTAACAACGAAGGAAATCGAGATTTTGTTGGGTATGCACTGGCAATTCCAGATGTCTCAAATTTGGAAGGCTTTTGTGATGAATTGCCGTTTGTTCTAAGCGATCGCAGCTCCGAAATTTCGGGTTATCGCCCCCGTGATGCAATTGTGGATTTAGCCATCGAAAGTGCCCTGGATTTGCTGCGGCGACTCCGCGATCGCCTGATTGCAGCCACTGGAGAGCAAGCGACTGCTTACACCGTATTAGGTGTGGATGTAATCCATACCGAAAAGCAAGGAAACAATGTACGAGTTCTGGGAGTGACCCGGCTTGATCCTGATCCACCAATGGTGAATGAGTATAGCCGAATTCGCAATGGCTATTGGAGTCCCCTATTTCGTAAGCAGCGATTACTCAATTTAGTTAATCATCAACCCTGGTATCAGGGCTATGACAAATTACTGTGTAGTCTTCCCTATGAGCAAAGCATCGAAAATGATTACTTCCGACGAGATGTGAGAGAAGCTTTTCAACATGAGGTAGAGCAAATGAATGAATCGACTATGAATCCAACAATGGATGAATTAGAAGAGCTTGATGATGAACAACTGCCAGACTCAACACCAATTGATCAACTCGTACTACGATTGGTCAAAAATTATGTTACTAGAAAGTTGAAGTCAAAACATGACCTGGAATGGAAATCAGAATGGAGATTGCCTGCTAGTGCGACAAAAGAGCAGCGTGAGGCTAGAGATAAACGACCGGATTATCGAGAATATACAGAAAAGAAAGCCAAAATTGCCAAATCTGCTTTTCTAGATGTTCGTAGCCGAACAGAACGAATGGACTTTATCAACTATTTCGTTTCAACCCTTTGTTCTGTTCCCCAGCGGATGAAACCAGAAAACTATTCAAAACTGACAACAGCTTTGTACAACGATACTGATCGCATCCGCACTCTCACTTTGCTTGCCCTTTCTGCCAACAGCTAA
- the cas5 gene encoding CRISPR-associated protein Cas5, with translation MDCLWLQIRAPFAAFRGFQAGVYRATAPIMPPSTALGLVLNLAGIEMRANTRGVTTLIRDDIPCMKLAIGTVAGTESEVCTLYQQLHSYPVGNSGKDDLKPRAKGAKYWITPARREFLVGFNMVLGVQADFQILKQVEQGLRGELNRDRYGLPFAGDNNFLFDRIDVVDNPPPTFWYIQMQPDDPPMRGSYRLTVGIDRADNSKTTSYLYAPLDEPTSEPPEAAWTWTPKPPEPVAA, from the coding sequence ATGGATTGCTTATGGCTCCAAATTCGTGCCCCTTTTGCTGCTTTTAGAGGGTTTCAAGCTGGAGTTTACCGTGCTACAGCCCCTATCATGCCTCCTTCAACGGCTTTGGGTCTGGTGTTGAATTTAGCCGGGATTGAAATGCGAGCAAACACCAGGGGGGTGACAACCCTGATTCGCGATGATATCCCTTGCATGAAATTGGCAATTGGCACCGTTGCAGGCACAGAGAGCGAAGTTTGCACCCTCTACCAACAGTTGCATAGCTACCCCGTTGGTAATTCTGGCAAAGATGACCTCAAACCCCGTGCCAAAGGCGCAAAGTACTGGATTACGCCCGCTCGACGAGAGTTTTTAGTTGGATTCAACATGGTTTTAGGAGTACAGGCAGATTTCCAAATTCTGAAGCAGGTTGAACAAGGATTACGAGGCGAACTGAATCGCGATCGCTATGGCTTACCTTTTGCTGGAGATAATAACTTTCTGTTCGATCGCATCGATGTTGTGGACAATCCACCACCAACCTTTTGGTACATTCAGATGCAGCCAGATGACCCGCCCATGCGAGGCTCCTACCGACTGACTGTAGGAATCGATCGCGCAGATAACAGCAAAACAACGAGCTACTTGTATGCCCCACTAGATGAGCCAACCAGTGAGCCACCGGAAGCAGCGTGGACATGGACTCCTAAACCACCTGAACCAGTTGCAGCGTAG
- a CDS encoding Uma2 family endonuclease: MVSSVPVHIPKSLRVTDDQFLEIVKANPELRLERTATGELIVMTPTGSESGNYNSELTTDVTLWNRQHPTGKVFDSSTGFRLPNGAIRSPDIAWVASDRWNALTTEQRKGFAPICPDFVIELVSETDTLEDIQAKMQEYIENGCRLGWLINPRTKTVEIYRPSQPPVTVSFSTPLSGEDVLPGFVLNLQTIFQD; encoded by the coding sequence ATGGTTAGCAGTGTTCCTGTCCACATTCCCAAAAGTCTGCGCGTTACAGACGACCAGTTTCTGGAAATTGTCAAAGCCAATCCTGAATTGCGGTTGGAGCGCACCGCTACTGGAGAATTAATTGTCATGACCCCGACCGGAAGCGAAAGCGGTAATTACAACTCAGAACTGACTACTGATGTCACTCTCTGGAACCGTCAGCACCCCACTGGTAAGGTCTTTGACTCTTCCACAGGCTTTCGCCTCCCCAACGGAGCCATCCGATCGCCCGATATTGCCTGGGTTGCCAGCGATCGCTGGAATGCCCTCACGACCGAACAGCGCAAAGGTTTTGCGCCCATCTGCCCCGATTTTGTGATTGAACTGGTTTCTGAAACAGATACACTGGAAGATATCCAGGCAAAAATGCAGGAATACATTGAAAATGGCTGTCGGTTGGGCTGGCTAATCAATCCCAGAACGAAAACAGTGGAGATTTATCGCCCCAGCCAACCCCCGGTAACGGTATCCTTTTCAACCCCGCTATCAGGAGAAGACGTATTACCCGGATTTGTGTTAAACCTGCAAACCATTTTTCAAGACTGA
- a CDS encoding Uma2 family endonuclease gives MVNTAIQRLTFEEYLTYDDGTDHHYELVDGCPVLMNPPTIEHFLITKFLEQGLDAEIRRLSLPWLTFREAGVRTGFSKSRLTDLCIVTKEQAKELLGQSAVFQTAPLLIVEVVSPDSIKSLSEKPQWTKLKSRLRKFSDRL, from the coding sequence ATGGTCAACACGGCTATCCAGCGCCTCACCTTTGAGGAATACCTCACCTATGACGACGGTACCGATCACCATTACGAACTCGTCGATGGATGTCCTGTCCTGATGAATCCACCAACGATTGAGCATTTTTTGATTACCAAGTTTCTTGAACAGGGGTTGGATGCAGAGATCCGGCGGTTATCCTTACCCTGGCTCACATTTCGAGAGGCTGGGGTTAGGACAGGATTCAGCAAGTCCAGGCTGACTGACCTTTGTATTGTGACGAAAGAACAGGCCAAGGAATTGTTGGGACAATCTGCCGTGTTTCAGACGGCTCCACTCCTGATTGTGGAAGTGGTCAGTCCTGACTCGATTAAAAGCCTATCCGAAAAGCCCCAATGGACAAAGCTCAAATCCAGACTGAGGAAGTTTTCGGATAGGCTTTAA
- a CDS encoding Uma2 family endonuclease, which translates to MGFKRDYRYKRSEYAALEVPEYWIVDPLDAKIIPI; encoded by the coding sequence ATAGGCTTTAAGCGGGATTACCGCTACAAACGCTCAGAATATGCCGCCCTGGAAGTACCGGAATATTGGATCGTTGATCCGTTAGACGCGAAGATTATACCGATTTAA
- a CDS encoding helix-turn-helix domain-containing protein, with protein MAGVTSVKVKESLDELVQQLQQVETPKDKERLQVLYWLKQEKPPSIGAIAKAIGKHRNTVGRWLLQYREGGVSAMLERKVSSGGVRKIPQWAEEALAKRLKNSEHGFASYGAVQQWLAEELGVEAEYHAVYQMTRYRLQAKLKVARPQNIKQDCERRESFKKTLQMTWSC; from the coding sequence ATGGCTGGAGTCACCTCGGTTAAAGTCAAAGAAAGTCTCGATGAGCTAGTCCAACAATTGCAACAAGTGGAAACACCAAAGGACAAGGAACGCCTGCAAGTGCTGTACTGGCTCAAACAGGAAAAGCCACCCAGCATTGGTGCGATTGCCAAGGCGATCGGGAAACATCGCAATACAGTAGGGAGATGGTTATTGCAGTATCGGGAAGGTGGGGTGAGTGCCATGCTGGAACGTAAAGTGTCGTCTGGCGGTGTCCGCAAGATTCCACAATGGGCGGAAGAGGCACTGGCTAAGCGATTAAAGAACTCGGAACATGGATTTGCCAGTTATGGAGCTGTGCAACAGTGGTTAGCGGAGGAGTTGGGTGTCGAAGCGGAGTATCATGCGGTATACCAAATGACGCGCTATCGCCTCCAAGCGAAGCTGAAAGTGGCTCGTCCGCAAAATATCAAGCAGGATTGTGAACGGCGCGAATCATTTAAAAAAACCTTGCAGATGACCTGGAGTTGTTGA
- a CDS encoding IS630 family transposase: MSQYARQVIQEERPIRYFAQDESRFGLKTLIGRLITACGIKPIGQWLWLFKAFWLYGAVEPATGESFFLQFSHVDTACYQAFLEEFSKAYPDSLNILQVDNGRFHSSKDLVVPENVILLFQPAYCPELNPIERLWEYLKADLKWASFKTLEQLQAKVDQLLAQLTPEVIASITGYSFILNALSALNPI, encoded by the coding sequence TTGAGCCAGTATGCTCGGCAAGTCATCCAGGAGGAGCGTCCTATCCGTTATTTTGCTCAGGATGAAAGTCGCTTTGGACTCAAAACCCTGATTGGGCGCTTGATTACTGCTTGTGGTATCAAACCGATTGGGCAATGGCTATGGTTGTTCAAAGCGTTTTGGCTCTATGGGGCCGTCGAACCAGCAACCGGAGAGTCGTTTTTCTTGCAATTCTCCCATGTGGATACTGCTTGCTATCAAGCGTTCCTCGAGGAGTTCTCCAAAGCCTACCCCGATAGTCTCAACATTCTACAAGTGGATAACGGGCGTTTTCACAGCAGTAAAGATTTAGTGGTGCCAGAGAATGTGATTTTATTGTTTCAACCTGCTTACTGCCCAGAGTTAAATCCGATTGAAAGGTTGTGGGAATACCTCAAGGCAGATTTGAAGTGGGCTTCGTTCAAAACGCTAGAGCAACTCCAAGCGAAGGTCGATCAACTCCTGGCTCAATTGACTCCAGAAGTTATTGCTTCGATCACAGGATATTCCTTCATCCTGAATGCCCTATCTGCCCTGAACCCCATTTAA
- a CDS encoding type I-MYXAN CRISPR-associated endonuclease Cas4/Cas1 translates to MQTLAAPATEQDTIRVGALHALAYCPRLFYLEEVEELYTQDAAVFAGRRLHVELEKDEGDEWQELVLESEELGLRGKVDALRTRNGQTIPYEHKRGRCYRDKENRPQAWESDRLQILAYACLIESRLGIIVPEGRIRYHADNVLVHVPLDNAGRQEVSDAVNRARQLRQTTERPPITTNERLCARCSLAPVCLPEETRLSQDPDRKPIRLFPEDDERQVIHITEAGTNVGKSGEQLKISRRDKSTDAIPARQVGQLVLHSYAQISTQALYFCAEQEIGVHFISGGGRYLGSFDPHQGSIQRRIRQYGALSDPLICLKLARQLVTCRGQSQRKLLMRGQRGAETVPEPLETAIDQMQRILKQVPQAESLSSLLGLEGNLAALYFGALPQLLAEGAAPEFQFSGRNRRPPRDRFNALLSFGYSLLLKDVMNAILVVGLEPALGFYHQPRTQAPPLALDLMEIFRVPIVDLAVMGSINRGQWDVEADFDLRGDQVWLSESGRRKFISLYERRKEESWKHPVLGYSLTYRRLIELEVRLLEKEWMGEGGLFAQLVIR, encoded by the coding sequence ATGCAAACATTAGCCGCTCCTGCCACTGAGCAGGATACCATTCGTGTTGGCGCTCTCCATGCGCTGGCTTACTGTCCCCGACTTTTCTACCTGGAGGAAGTCGAGGAACTCTACACCCAGGATGCTGCCGTTTTTGCCGGACGTAGATTACACGTTGAATTGGAGAAAGATGAAGGTGACGAATGGCAGGAACTGGTGCTGGAAAGTGAAGAATTGGGACTGCGGGGTAAAGTCGATGCTTTGAGAACCCGCAATGGTCAAACCATTCCCTACGAGCACAAACGGGGACGTTGCTACCGGGATAAGGAAAATCGACCGCAGGCATGGGAGAGCGATCGCCTGCAAATCCTCGCCTATGCCTGTCTGATTGAGTCCAGGTTGGGCATCATCGTTCCAGAAGGGCGTATCCGTTACCATGCAGACAATGTATTGGTGCATGTGCCCCTGGATAATGCAGGTCGTCAGGAGGTGAGCGATGCCGTGAACCGGGCACGACAATTGCGCCAAACGACCGAACGCCCTCCTATCACAACCAATGAGCGGCTTTGTGCCCGCTGCTCTCTGGCTCCGGTGTGTTTACCTGAAGAGACTCGGCTGAGCCAGGATCCGGATCGCAAACCAATCCGATTGTTTCCCGAAGATGACGAGCGGCAGGTCATTCACATTACTGAAGCTGGCACCAATGTTGGCAAAAGCGGGGAACAGTTGAAAATCTCTCGTCGGGATAAGTCTACGGATGCCATTCCTGCCCGCCAGGTGGGACAACTGGTCCTGCACAGTTACGCTCAGATTTCTACCCAAGCGCTCTACTTCTGTGCTGAACAGGAGATCGGGGTACACTTCATCTCTGGCGGGGGTCGTTACCTGGGCAGTTTTGACCCCCACCAAGGCAGCATTCAGCGTCGAATTCGTCAATATGGAGCCTTGAGCGATCCGTTAATCTGCCTGAAACTGGCACGTCAGTTGGTAACTTGCCGGGGACAGAGCCAGCGCAAACTTTTAATGCGGGGGCAACGAGGGGCAGAAACAGTTCCAGAGCCACTGGAAACAGCAATTGACCAGATGCAGCGAATCTTGAAGCAAGTGCCTCAGGCGGAGTCGCTCTCTTCTCTTCTAGGTCTTGAGGGCAATCTGGCAGCCCTATATTTTGGAGCCTTGCCCCAGTTGCTGGCGGAAGGAGCCGCACCCGAATTTCAGTTTTCCGGGCGTAATCGCCGTCCCCCCAGAGATCGATTCAACGCTTTACTGAGCTTTGGTTACTCACTGTTACTGAAGGACGTGATGAATGCCATTCTGGTGGTTGGGTTAGAACCAGCCCTTGGTTTCTACCATCAGCCCCGCACCCAGGCACCGCCCCTGGCACTGGATTTAATGGAAATCTTCCGGGTACCGATTGTGGACCTGGCCGTGATGGGTTCCATCAATCGGGGGCAATGGGATGTTGAGGCAGACTTCGACCTGCGGGGTGATCAGGTTTGGTTGAGTGAGAGTGGTCGGCGGAAATTCATCAGTCTATACGAACGCCGCAAGGAGGAAAGCTGGAAGCACCCGGTTTTAGGCTACTCCCTGACCTACCGCCGATTGATTGAACTTGAGGTCAGGCTCCTGGAGAAGGAGTGGATGGGTGAGGGCGGTCTGTTTGCTCAATTGGTGATTCGATGA
- the cas2 gene encoding CRISPR-associated endonuclease Cas2, whose translation MAESKNFYMICYDIRDPKRWRKAFELLKGYGERLQYSIFRCRLSQREREKLRWELEKILAEEDSLLLVGVCDRCVERIQACNRPETWTVEQERHRIY comes from the coding sequence ATGGCTGAAAGCAAAAATTTCTACATGATTTGTTACGACATTCGCGACCCAAAACGTTGGCGCAAGGCTTTTGAACTGTTGAAAGGCTATGGAGAACGGCTGCAATATTCGATTTTTCGATGTCGTTTGAGCCAGCGAGAGCGGGAAAAATTGCGATGGGAGTTAGAAAAGATTCTGGCTGAGGAGGATAGTTTGTTGCTTGTGGGGGTGTGCGATCGCTGTGTGGAGAGAATCCAGGCTTGCAACCGTCCAGAAACCTGGACTGTGGAGCAGGAACGACACCGGATTTATTGA